The genomic window AGATCGAACCGCTCGGCGATCCCCGCGTGCAGCGCAACGAAGCCTACTACCCGCTGCTGCTGCTCGCGCGCGTCACCACCCGGCTGGGCCCCTTCATGCCAGTCACGCCGGACGTGCTGGCCGCACTCCCGGCGGCGGACTTCGCGTACCTGCAGCAGCTGTACGCCCACCTGAACAGCGGGCACGCCCCAGCCCCCTTCGCCGCGGCCCCCCAGGCGGCCGCAGCCCTGCCGGACACCGTGGAAACCGAGTGCCCGCACTGCGGCGCGGTGCTTGAACTCGACCTGGCGGGCGCATGAACCGCCCCGCCCCCACAGACCGGCGGGACGCGCAGGCTGCCGTCGGCACGCGCGCCCCCCGCCCGGCCCTGCCGGACCTTGATGAGATCACCCGCCGCGTGTACGCCCTGATGCTCGAGGACCTGCGGCTCGATCACGCCCGCCGGGAGGGCCGCTCATGAGTACCCGCGTCACCGCCACCGCCCGCGGCGTCGCCCGCGCGGACACGCCCGCCGGCCAGGCCAGCGTCCGCGTGGACAGCCGCGGCGTGCAGGCCACCCACAACCTCGGCGTTGAGGCCGCCGCCCGCCGCTACGGCCTGCCCATCCCCACCACCCCGCAGAAGGCGGCGCATCAGGTGCTGTCCAACCACCGCTACCACGTCGCCATCGACGGGCTGGAACAGGCGGCCTTCAGCGAAGTCAGCGGCCTGACCATCGAGACCGAGACCATGGACTTCATCGAGGGCGGCGTGAACGACCGCGTGCTGCGCCTGCCGGTGCGGTCCAAGGTCGGCAACCTGACCCTCAAACGCGGCGTGGTCGCTGGGCAGAAACTGCTGCAGTGGCACCTGAACATCGTGCAGGGCTACCTGGACGTCCGCAACGTCACCGTCACCGTGTATCAGACCAGTGGCGCCGTCCTCACGCGCTTCGAGCTGCTGCAGGCGTACCCCGTCAAGTGGAGCGGCCCGCAGTTCACCGGGAACGGCGACGCGGTGGCCGTCGAGACGCTGGAACTCGCGCACGCGGGTTTCCTGCAGGTCAGCCAGTAGGCTGAACACACCCCCCGCCTTCCCTCTTCCCGCTGCCTTTGAAAGGAGTGCTGTGGATTCCATTGCTGAGCGGCTCGTCCGCCTGAAAAACGCCTCGCGCATGGCCGTCACCCGTCAGGGTGACGCGCCTCCATTCGCGT from Deinococcus sedimenti includes these protein-coding regions:
- a CDS encoding phage tail protein, whose protein sequence is MSTRVTATARGVARADTPAGQASVRVDSRGVQATHNLGVEAAARRYGLPIPTTPQKAAHQVLSNHRYHVAIDGLEQAAFSEVSGLTIETETMDFIEGGVNDRVLRLPVRSKVGNLTLKRGVVAGQKLLQWHLNIVQGYLDVRNVTVTVYQTSGAVLTRFELLQAYPVKWSGPQFTGNGDAVAVETLELAHAGFLQVSQ